The proteins below come from a single Burkholderia sp. FERM BP-3421 genomic window:
- a CDS encoding ethanolamine ammonia-lyase subunit EutB codes for MAYTETIGSRTYRFADLKTLLAKASPLRSGDQLAGVAAASEEERVAAKMALAEVPLATFLNEALIPYEDDEVTRLILDDHSRAAFAEIAHLTVGDFRNWLLSSAVDGAALERVAPGLTPEMVAAVSKLMRNQDLIAAARKRRVVTRFRNTVGLAGRMSVRLQPNHPTDDVKGIAASMLDGLMYGCGDAMIGINPATDSLAAIVRLLDMIDGFRERYRVPTQSCVLTHVTNTIAAVEKGAPVDLVFQSIAGTERANASFGISLALLREAREAALSLRRGTVGDNLMYFETGQGSALSANAHHGVDQQTCEVRAYAVARKFEPFLVNTVVGFIGPEYLYDGKQIIRAGLEDHFCGKLLGVPMGCDICYTNHAEADQDDMDTLLTLLGAAGINFIMGIPGADDVMLNYQSTSFHDALYVREVLGLRRAPEFEEWLETMGIADARGALLAASPRQPLLAGAHEWMGLDA; via the coding sequence ATGGCTTATACGGAGACGATCGGTTCGCGCACCTACCGCTTCGCGGACCTGAAAACCCTGCTCGCGAAGGCGAGCCCGCTGCGGTCCGGCGATCAGCTCGCGGGCGTCGCCGCCGCGAGCGAGGAGGAGCGCGTCGCCGCGAAGATGGCGCTCGCCGAGGTGCCGCTCGCGACCTTCCTGAACGAGGCGCTGATCCCCTACGAGGACGACGAGGTCACGCGCCTCATCCTCGACGATCATTCGCGCGCAGCCTTCGCCGAGATCGCGCACCTGACGGTCGGCGATTTCCGCAACTGGCTGCTGTCGTCGGCCGTCGACGGCGCGGCGCTGGAACGCGTCGCGCCGGGCCTCACGCCCGAGATGGTCGCCGCGGTGTCGAAGCTGATGCGCAACCAGGATCTGATCGCGGCCGCGCGCAAGCGTCGTGTGGTCACGCGCTTTCGCAACACGGTCGGGCTGGCGGGGCGGATGTCGGTGCGCCTGCAGCCGAACCACCCGACCGACGACGTGAAGGGCATCGCCGCGTCGATGCTCGACGGCCTCATGTACGGCTGCGGCGATGCGATGATCGGCATCAATCCCGCCACCGACAGCCTCGCGGCGATCGTCAGGCTGCTCGACATGATCGACGGGTTCCGCGAGCGCTACCGGGTGCCGACCCAGTCGTGCGTGCTGACCCACGTGACCAACACGATCGCGGCGGTCGAGAAGGGCGCGCCCGTCGATCTCGTGTTCCAGTCGATCGCGGGCACCGAGCGCGCGAACGCGAGCTTCGGGATCTCGCTCGCGCTGCTGCGCGAGGCGCGCGAGGCCGCGCTGTCGCTGCGGCGCGGCACGGTCGGCGACAACCTCATGTACTTCGAGACGGGCCAGGGCAGCGCGCTGTCCGCGAACGCGCATCACGGCGTCGACCAGCAGACCTGCGAGGTGCGCGCCTACGCGGTCGCGCGCAAGTTCGAGCCGTTCCTCGTCAACACGGTGGTCGGCTTCATCGGCCCCGAGTATCTGTACGACGGCAAGCAGATCATCCGCGCGGGGCTCGAGGATCACTTCTGCGGCAAGCTGCTCGGCGTGCCGATGGGCTGCGACATCTGCTACACGAACCACGCGGAAGCCGACCAGGACGACATGGACACGCTGCTGACGCTGCTCGGCGCGGCCGGCATCAACTTCATCATGGGCATCCCCGGCGCGGACGACGTGATGCTCAACTACCAGAGCACCTCGTTCCACGACGCGCTGTACGTGCGCGAGGTGCTGGGGCTGCGGCGCGCGCCGGAATTCGAGGAGTGGCTGGAGACGATGGGCATCGCGGACGCGCGCGGCGCGCTCCTGGCCGCATCGCCGCGCCAACCCCTGCTCGCGGGCGCGCACGAATGGATGGGGCTCGACGCATGA
- a CDS encoding mechanosensitive ion channel has translation MDSSGFLTSLQSTLGVYLPKIAGALGILIVGWLIAVLVRAGVRKLLGALKVDQRIAESTGQGAQVEGIVAGGLFWLILLVTAVGIFNVLNLYAVSNPFSLLVTKIINYLPNLLGGGALALIAWLIASLLRSIVGKALKASRIDGKLSETAGMKPMSGYLGDVLFWLVILMFIPAILAAFDLNGLLSPVQGMIDKILAIVPNVFAAVVIGFVGWVVARILRGLVVNLLSAAGADRLTQNVDSATPVKLSSLLGTVVYIFVFVPTLISALDALKIEAISGPATRLLDQFLGAVPDIVAAVVILLVTFYVARFVATLVQKLLVAAGVDGLPAVLGVERVFSGTLQPSVLAGRLVIFFAMLFATVEAANRLGFGQVRDVVTLFIEFGAHILMGGVILVIGFWLAGLARRVIQQADHDQSGLLARIAQFAILGLVFAMGLRAMGIANEIVQLAFGLVLGAVAVAVALSFGLGGREAAGKLLDRWINTRDRKD, from the coding sequence ATGGATTCATCCGGCTTCTTGACATCGCTGCAAAGCACCCTGGGCGTTTACCTGCCCAAGATCGCCGGCGCGCTCGGCATCCTGATCGTCGGCTGGCTGATCGCCGTGCTGGTCCGTGCCGGCGTGCGCAAGCTGCTGGGCGCCTTGAAGGTCGACCAGCGCATCGCGGAGAGCACCGGGCAGGGCGCGCAGGTCGAAGGCATCGTCGCGGGCGGCCTGTTCTGGCTGATCCTGCTCGTGACCGCGGTCGGCATCTTCAACGTGCTGAACCTCTACGCGGTATCGAATCCGTTCTCGCTGCTCGTCACCAAGATCATCAACTACCTGCCGAACCTGCTCGGCGGCGGCGCGCTCGCGCTGATCGCGTGGTTGATCGCCTCGCTCTTGCGCAGCATCGTGGGGAAGGCACTGAAGGCGAGCCGGATCGACGGCAAGCTGTCCGAGACGGCCGGCATGAAGCCGATGAGCGGCTATCTCGGCGACGTGCTGTTCTGGCTCGTGATCCTGATGTTCATTCCCGCGATCCTCGCCGCGTTCGACCTGAACGGGCTGCTGTCGCCGGTTCAGGGCATGATCGACAAGATCCTCGCGATCGTCCCGAACGTGTTCGCGGCGGTCGTGATCGGCTTCGTCGGCTGGGTGGTCGCGCGGATCCTGCGCGGCCTCGTCGTCAACCTGCTGAGCGCGGCGGGCGCCGACCGTCTCACGCAGAACGTCGACAGCGCGACGCCCGTGAAACTGTCGAGCCTGCTCGGCACCGTGGTCTATATCTTCGTATTCGTGCCGACCCTGATTTCCGCGCTCGACGCGCTGAAGATCGAGGCGATCTCGGGCCCGGCCACGCGCCTGCTCGACCAGTTCCTCGGCGCGGTGCCCGACATCGTCGCGGCGGTCGTGATCTTGCTCGTCACGTTCTATGTCGCGCGCTTCGTCGCGACGCTCGTGCAGAAGCTGCTGGTGGCGGCGGGCGTCGACGGGCTGCCCGCCGTGCTCGGCGTCGAACGGGTGTTCTCGGGCACGTTGCAGCCGTCGGTGCTGGCCGGCCGGCTCGTGATCTTCTTCGCGATGCTGTTCGCGACCGTCGAGGCCGCGAACCGGCTCGGCTTCGGGCAGGTGCGCGACGTCGTCACGCTGTTCATCGAGTTCGGCGCGCACATCCTGATGGGCGGCGTGATCCTCGTGATCGGCTTCTGGCTCGCCGGCCTCGCGCGCCGCGTGATCCAGCAGGCCGACCACGACCAGAGCGGCCTGCTCGCGCGGATCGCGCAATTCGCGATCCTCGGCCTCGTGTTCGCCATGGGGCTGCGCGCGATGGGCATCGCCAATGAGATCGTGCAGCTCGCGTTCGGGCTCGTGCTCGGGGCGGTCGCGGTGGCGGTGGCGCTGTCGTTCGGTCTCGGCGGCCGCGAGGCGGCGGGCAAGCTGCTCGACCGCTGGATCAACACGCGCGATCGCAAGGACTAA
- the eat gene encoding ethanolamine permease, with the protein MQTESKGRPGAGGKASQPVLRQTLGTWQLWGIAVGLVISGEYFGWSYGWASAGTLGFVVTALFVAAMYTTFIFSFTELTTSIPHAGGPFAYARRAFGPAGGYLAGAATLVEFVFAPPAIALAIGAYLHVQFPGLEPKHAAMGAYLVFMALNIVGVQIAATFELVVTLFAIFELLVFMGVVSPGFAWSNFAKGGWAGADHFSLGAFHGMFAAIPFAIWFFLAIEGVAMAAEEAKNPQRSIPIAYVAGILTLVVLAIGVMVFAGGAGDWTRLANINDPLPQAMKYIVGANSGWMHMLVWLGLFGLVASFHGIILGYSRQIFALAREGYLPEWLAKVHPCFQTPYRAILAGGVVGIVAIYSDELIQFGGQTLTANIVTMSVFGAIVMYIVSMAALFKLRRTQPRLARPFRAPLYPFFPAFALVAALVCLATMVYFNGLVALIFVAFLALGYGYFLATGAQRSAAPADALVEE; encoded by the coding sequence ATGCAGACAGAATCGAAAGGTCGCCCCGGCGCGGGCGGCAAGGCGTCGCAGCCGGTTCTCCGGCAGACGCTCGGCACCTGGCAGCTGTGGGGCATCGCGGTCGGGCTCGTGATCTCGGGCGAGTACTTCGGCTGGAGCTATGGCTGGGCCAGCGCGGGCACGCTCGGTTTCGTCGTCACCGCGCTGTTCGTGGCGGCGATGTACACGACCTTCATCTTCAGCTTCACCGAGCTGACCACTTCGATTCCGCACGCGGGCGGGCCGTTCGCCTACGCCCGGCGCGCGTTCGGGCCGGCGGGCGGCTATCTGGCGGGCGCGGCGACGCTGGTCGAGTTCGTGTTCGCGCCGCCCGCGATCGCACTCGCGATCGGCGCCTATCTGCATGTGCAGTTCCCGGGCCTCGAACCGAAGCACGCGGCGATGGGCGCCTATCTCGTGTTCATGGCGCTCAACATCGTCGGCGTGCAGATCGCGGCGACCTTCGAGCTGGTCGTCACGCTGTTCGCGATCTTCGAGCTGCTCGTGTTCATGGGCGTCGTGTCGCCGGGCTTCGCGTGGAGCAACTTCGCCAAGGGCGGCTGGGCGGGCGCCGATCATTTCAGCCTCGGCGCGTTCCACGGGATGTTCGCCGCGATCCCGTTCGCGATCTGGTTCTTCCTCGCGATCGAGGGCGTCGCGATGGCGGCCGAGGAGGCCAAGAATCCGCAGCGCTCGATCCCGATCGCCTACGTCGCCGGGATCCTGACGCTCGTCGTGCTCGCGATCGGCGTGATGGTGTTCGCCGGCGGCGCGGGCGACTGGACCAGGCTCGCCAACATCAACGATCCGCTGCCGCAGGCGATGAAGTACATCGTCGGCGCGAACAGCGGCTGGATGCACATGCTCGTGTGGCTGGGCCTCTTCGGGCTCGTCGCGTCGTTTCACGGCATCATCCTCGGTTATTCGCGACAGATCTTCGCGCTGGCCCGCGAGGGCTACCTGCCCGAGTGGCTCGCCAAGGTGCATCCGTGCTTCCAGACGCCGTACCGCGCGATCCTCGCGGGCGGCGTGGTCGGGATCGTCGCGATCTACAGCGACGAGCTGATCCAGTTCGGCGGCCAGACGCTCACGGCGAACATCGTGACGATGTCGGTGTTCGGCGCTATCGTGATGTATATCGTCAGCATGGCGGCCCTGTTCAAGCTGCGCCGCACGCAGCCGCGCCTCGCGCGGCCGTTCCGCGCGCCGCTGTATCCGTTCTTTCCGGCTTTCGCGCTCGTCGCGGCGCTCGTGTGTCTCGCGACGATGGTGTATTTCAACGGGCTCGTCGCGCTGATCTTCGTCGCGTTCCTCGCGCTCGGCTACGGCTATTTCCTCGCGACCGGCGCGCAGCGTTCGGCGGCGCCCGCCGACGCGCTCGTCGAGGAATGA
- a CDS encoding acyltransferase family protein, translating to MRETYLDTARGAGIFLVVFGHALRGVGAAGLVPDGAPAVWAAALDYTIHTFHMPLFFLLSGRHVERALRGAGHGFLPAQLRAVAHPYLLWSGLQGAAQLVMTTHGTNHAFGVADLLAIGWRPFGQFWFLYALMLCMLLAWALAHTAPALLRAHGPLAGLAALGLALGASTHWGIVSLALMNWPFFALGLLANEYLPRLVARGATPGRIAASGAAFAAAVLFAHGHGEADSVWAMPAALAGIALTLQLAWRADRMRDAPRWRIWLESAGIASMPIYLTHILVTASVRIALQHAGVATPAVATLALHLALGTTAGLAAPMLLYALTLRAGLAGVAGFPPLPHAWAIAWKRAA from the coding sequence ATGCGGGAAACCTATCTCGATACCGCGCGCGGCGCGGGCATCTTCCTCGTCGTGTTCGGGCACGCGCTGCGCGGGGTCGGCGCGGCGGGACTCGTGCCGGACGGCGCGCCCGCCGTGTGGGCGGCCGCGCTCGACTACACGATCCACACGTTCCACATGCCGCTGTTCTTCCTGTTGTCGGGGCGGCACGTCGAGCGCGCGCTGCGCGGCGCGGGCCACGGCTTCCTGCCGGCGCAGCTGCGCGCGGTCGCGCATCCGTACCTGCTGTGGTCGGGGTTGCAGGGCGCGGCGCAGCTCGTGATGACGACGCACGGCACGAACCACGCGTTCGGCGTGGCGGACCTGCTCGCGATCGGCTGGCGGCCGTTCGGCCAGTTCTGGTTTCTCTACGCGTTGATGCTCTGCATGCTGCTCGCGTGGGCGCTCGCCCATACGGCGCCCGCGCTGCTGCGCGCGCACGGGCCGCTCGCCGGCCTCGCGGCGCTCGGTCTTGCGCTCGGCGCGTCGACGCACTGGGGGATCGTCTCGCTCGCGTTGATGAACTGGCCGTTCTTCGCGCTCGGCCTGCTCGCGAACGAGTATTTGCCGCGGCTCGTCGCGCGCGGCGCGACGCCGGGGCGGATCGCCGCGAGCGGCGCCGCGTTCGCGGCGGCCGTGCTGTTCGCGCACGGCCACGGCGAGGCGGACAGCGTCTGGGCCATGCCCGCCGCGCTCGCCGGCATCGCCCTCACGCTGCAACTCGCGTGGCGCGCGGACCGGATGCGTGATGCGCCCCGCTGGCGGATCTGGCTCGAATCGGCCGGCATCGCCTCGATGCCGATCTACCTCACGCACATCCTGGTCACGGCGAGCGTGCGTATCGCGCTGCAGCACGCCGGCGTGGCGACGCCCGCCGTGGCGACGCTCGCGCTGCACCTCGCGCTCGGCACCACCGCCGGGCTCGCCGCGCCGATGCTGCTGTACGCGCTGACACTGCGCGCGGGCCTCGCCGGCGTGGCCGGCTTCCCGCCGTTGCCGCACGCGTGGGCAATCGCCTGGAAGCGCGCGGCCTGA